The Cohnella abietis genome has a segment encoding these proteins:
- a CDS encoding ABC transporter substrate-binding protein, which translates to MKNNLAKRKWVLSMVALTMAIAVMSGCGSKNNNASPSPSASESNKAAAPTQASTGEKKIKKVTFAYAGGTCEAPIYTAIEKGFFKEEGLDVELVQMDFETLKSGISSGKVDGSVGNFAWFKPIEQGLDVKVTGGLHAGCIQLVALKSSGITSVKDLKGKKIGVDVIGGGPQITLSITLKQNGIESTDIDWRAYPSQQLTTAAEKGEIDAFIVWDPAAQQALDTGNYIRLLSNGHDEPFKSGYCCYSVISGQVTKKDPEKAAAITRALLRAAEWVGNNAEETGKIETDKKYVSADAETNSKLLASYHWKPGVIAAKQSAEFFIKEQKTQGILDSSTDEKELLDRLFFEAIPDFNGH; encoded by the coding sequence ATGAAAAACAATTTAGCCAAAAGAAAATGGGTTCTTTCCATGGTCGCTTTAACAATGGCCATTGCCGTAATGAGCGGCTGCGGAAGCAAGAACAACAATGCTAGTCCTAGCCCGTCTGCTTCTGAAAGCAACAAGGCAGCGGCGCCAACTCAAGCATCAACAGGGGAGAAGAAGATTAAGAAAGTAACGTTTGCTTACGCTGGCGGTACTTGTGAAGCTCCTATCTACACTGCGATTGAGAAAGGCTTCTTTAAAGAAGAAGGGCTTGATGTCGAGCTTGTTCAAATGGACTTCGAAACACTGAAATCGGGTATTTCATCCGGTAAAGTTGACGGTTCAGTTGGAAACTTCGCATGGTTCAAGCCGATTGAGCAAGGGCTTGATGTTAAAGTAACCGGAGGTCTCCATGCTGGATGTATCCAACTGGTTGCTCTGAAATCAAGCGGTATTACTTCTGTAAAAGACTTGAAAGGCAAAAAAATCGGCGTAGACGTCATCGGCGGCGGCCCGCAAATCACGTTATCGATTACGTTGAAGCAGAACGGGATCGAATCTACGGATATAGATTGGAGAGCTTATCCTTCTCAGCAGCTAACAACGGCAGCTGAAAAAGGTGAGATCGATGCTTTCATCGTATGGGATCCAGCTGCACAACAAGCGTTGGATACTGGCAATTATATTCGCCTTCTGAGCAATGGTCATGATGAGCCGTTCAAATCCGGCTATTGCTGCTACTCCGTAATCAGCGGTCAAGTTACTAAGAAAGATCCAGAGAAAGCAGCTGCCATTACTCGTGCATTATTGAGAGCTGCAGAATGGGTTGGAAACAATGCAGAAGAAACTGGTAAAATCGAAACAGACAAGAAATATGTTTCAGCCGATGCCGAGACCAATTCGAAGCTCCTAGCTTCTTACCACTGGAAGCCTGGTGTTATAGCGGCGAAGCAAAGCGCAGAATTCTTCATTAAAGAGCAGAAGACTCAAGGAATTCTAGATTCATCAACGGATGAGAAGGAACTTCTAGATCGTCTCTTCTTCGAAGCCATTCCGGATTTCAATGGTCATTAA
- a CDS encoding carboxymuconolactone decarboxylase family protein has translation MSAIIEPIIYENASQEAKVEYERQYRITGTVTNTSKTLLHHVPSYRVYEEWYTLRGGLLKFISNRALVVFAHAISQEGKSVLNTSSFRKSLTDRGEDPDELFLDDEEQALELYGRQLVKDPNSVSDTLFAHLSQYYSQTQIVALTAFAGQTIAVNVFNSALRIELDDYLLHFST, from the coding sequence ATGTCTGCCATTATTGAACCGATTATTTACGAAAATGCCTCTCAAGAGGCTAAAGTCGAATATGAGCGTCAATACCGAATTACGGGTACGGTGACGAATACCTCTAAAACATTATTACACCACGTCCCCTCCTACCGGGTTTACGAAGAATGGTACACACTGCGCGGTGGATTGCTGAAATTTATAAGCAACCGTGCATTAGTCGTATTTGCCCACGCCATTTCCCAAGAGGGGAAAAGCGTGCTCAACACCTCGTCCTTTCGGAAATCATTAACGGATCGAGGAGAAGATCCAGATGAGCTATTTTTAGATGACGAAGAACAGGCTCTTGAATTATATGGTAGACAGCTAGTAAAAGACCCGAATAGCGTTTCTGACACACTATTTGCTCATCTCAGTCAATATTATAGTCAGACGCAAATTGTGGCACTAACCGCTTTCGCTGGCCAGACGATAGCTGTAAATGTGTTCAATAGTGCGTTGCGTATTGAATTAGATGATTATTTGCTTCACTTTTCGACGTAG
- a CDS encoding HAD family hydrolase: protein MTIKSYIWFDLGYTLVYKPRETVYQAFLRENGIERSLEEIELAYHLTDKQFMREYPRILGSNDEYYFPWYLGVLNYRMKVSFRLQEQYKRLENIEQNQRYRWQLYPFVIDVLERLKKRGLRIGLISNWDQSARVLLEEHGLTSYFDQLVISSEVGFEKPSALIFQHAFKLAGVTAQQCIYVGDNYYDDVVGCSQIGLDTVLINRFGKSGLEEIDHTPILDSIASLPEWLNKNNLTGAHHYGN from the coding sequence ATGACGATAAAATCCTATATCTGGTTTGATCTTGGTTATACTCTGGTCTACAAGCCCCGTGAGACGGTATATCAGGCATTCCTTCGTGAGAACGGAATTGAGCGATCTCTTGAGGAAATCGAGCTTGCCTATCACCTGACGGACAAACAGTTTATGAGGGAGTACCCACGCATTCTGGGCAGCAACGATGAATATTATTTCCCGTGGTATTTGGGGGTGTTGAATTATAGAATGAAAGTAAGCTTCAGGCTGCAAGAGCAATACAAGCGGCTGGAGAACATTGAGCAAAATCAACGTTACAGGTGGCAGCTGTATCCGTTTGTTATAGATGTGCTTGAACGGCTGAAGAAGAGAGGACTTCGTATCGGGTTAATTAGCAACTGGGATCAAAGCGCTAGAGTGTTGCTGGAGGAACACGGCTTAACCTCTTATTTTGACCAGCTGGTAATCTCCTCGGAGGTAGGCTTCGAGAAGCCGTCAGCACTCATTTTTCAGCATGCCTTTAAGCTAGCAGGCGTAACCGCTCAACAATGTATTTACGTAGGTGATAACTATTACGATGATGTAGTAGGCTGCTCTCAAATAGGACTGGATACCGTTCTAATTAATCGATTCGGTAAGAGTGGATTAGAAGAAATTGATCATACGCCGATCTTGGATTCTATCGCCTCATTGCCGGAATGGCTCAATAAAAACAACTTAACGGGGGCACACCACTATGGCAATTAA
- a CDS encoding LLM class flavin-dependent oxidoreductase — protein sequence MAIKLSILDQTLINKDESPTEAFQHTIELAQKADQWGYHRFWVSEHHDSDLVAGSSPEVLISHLLAKTERIRVGSGGVMLQHYSPYKVAENFNVLASLSPSRVDLGIGRAPGGLPHSIRALQAGKTDNATLSEKIVELISYTHNQLPPEHPLTGLKASPLPASPADVYFLGASRSSAEIAASLGLPYVFAQFINNDESEALLAFETYRSGFQPVYGERPQALLTVPVIVADTDEEAQQLANEYQIVRIHLKSGRVITVGSVEHAEEYGRQADEEFTIDAQQAYVVHGSKSKVREQLLEAQRKYGVDEFIIISTVRNAAKRLRSYELLMEAFVEAKVES from the coding sequence ATGGCAATTAAGCTGAGTATTCTCGATCAAACATTGATAAACAAGGATGAGAGTCCAACAGAAGCATTTCAACACACGATCGAGCTAGCGCAAAAGGCGGATCAATGGGGCTACCATCGCTTCTGGGTTTCCGAGCATCATGACTCCGATCTGGTGGCAGGCTCGTCTCCGGAGGTGCTTATCTCTCATTTGCTTGCGAAAACGGAGCGTATACGCGTCGGCTCAGGCGGAGTCATGCTTCAGCATTATAGCCCTTATAAGGTTGCGGAGAACTTTAACGTATTGGCTTCCCTTAGCCCTTCTAGAGTAGACCTCGGCATCGGTCGTGCTCCAGGCGGATTGCCTCATTCTATTAGAGCCTTGCAGGCAGGAAAGACAGATAACGCAACACTGTCTGAGAAAATTGTTGAGCTTATTAGCTACACGCATAACCAATTGCCGCCGGAGCATCCATTGACGGGGCTGAAGGCGAGTCCTCTTCCCGCTAGTCCAGCGGATGTATATTTTCTAGGAGCAAGCCGTTCAAGCGCTGAGATAGCCGCTAGCTTGGGGCTACCCTATGTATTCGCGCAATTCATCAACAATGACGAATCAGAGGCTCTTCTTGCTTTCGAAACGTATCGTAGCGGGTTTCAGCCTGTCTATGGGGAGCGGCCTCAAGCTTTATTAACGGTTCCGGTCATTGTGGCAGATACGGATGAAGAAGCGCAGCAGCTAGCAAATGAATACCAAATTGTAAGAATACATCTGAAAAGTGGACGCGTTATTACGGTTGGAAGCGTCGAGCATGCTGAAGAGTATGGCAGGCAGGCGGATGAGGAATTTACGATTGATGCGCAGCAGGCTTATGTGGTTCACGGCTCTAAATCAAAGGTGCGTGAACAGCTCCTCGAAGCTCAGAGAAAATATGGGGTTGATGAATTTATTATTATCTCCACCGTACGCAATGCGGCTAAGAGACTCCGGTCTTATGAGCTCCTAATGGAAGCCTTCGTAGAGGCAAAAGTTGAGTCGTAA
- a CDS encoding LLM class flavin-dependent oxidoreductase, with product MTRKRQIKLSAYLVGTGMHVASWRLPQAQPDASNDIDFYKKLVQTAERGKFDIAFLADSLAINEQSHPNILNRFEPITLISALAGASSKIGLVATASTSYIEPFNMARLFMSADHISKGRVGWNIVTTRDLSGNTARNFNAQEHLDHTFRYQRAEEFLNVVQGLWDSWEDDAFTRNKETGQFFDKDKVHRVNHQGQFFSVEGPLNIARSPQGHPVLVQAGNSESGQNFSAKVGEVIFSIKYTLEDAQSFYKTYKDKIRSIGRNPDEVHVIQGISPVIGRTEEEAQAKLKHLESLITEETGIAFLADYFKSVDFSGATLDTRAKDLGLDTLEETKSDYKKHQLVIARENPNLREVYSLLTGSFSSDHFVGTPAKIADTLEKWFNEGGADGFMLMAPSLPDGLENFVDLVVPLLQAKGIFREDYEGTTLRDHLGIPVPTNRFAKVYETNTPN from the coding sequence ATGACAAGGAAAAGACAGATTAAGCTGTCCGCCTACTTGGTAGGGACAGGAATGCACGTGGCATCATGGCGGCTTCCACAGGCGCAGCCAGACGCGAGCAACGATATTGATTTCTACAAGAAGCTAGTCCAAACCGCTGAACGGGGAAAGTTCGATATTGCTTTTCTTGCGGACAGCTTAGCTATTAACGAGCAGTCCCACCCTAACATCCTAAACCGATTTGAACCTATTACTCTCATCTCGGCATTGGCTGGTGCCTCCTCTAAGATTGGCCTTGTCGCAACAGCCTCCACCTCTTACATTGAACCCTTTAACATGGCGCGCCTATTCATGTCTGCCGATCATATCAGCAAAGGCAGAGTGGGCTGGAACATCGTGACAACGAGAGACCTGTCCGGTAATACGGCTCGCAATTTTAACGCTCAAGAGCATCTTGACCATACCTTCCGCTATCAACGCGCTGAGGAATTTCTCAACGTCGTTCAGGGTCTCTGGGATTCTTGGGAGGATGATGCCTTCACACGGAACAAGGAAACCGGACAATTTTTTGACAAGGATAAAGTTCATCGCGTCAATCATCAAGGTCAATTTTTCTCCGTCGAGGGGCCGCTTAATATCGCTCGTTCTCCACAAGGGCACCCTGTCCTCGTTCAAGCTGGCAATTCAGAATCTGGACAGAACTTCTCAGCAAAGGTCGGAGAGGTTATTTTCTCTATTAAATACACCTTGGAGGACGCTCAGAGCTTCTATAAAACTTATAAAGACAAGATTAGGTCAATAGGAAGAAATCCTGACGAAGTCCATGTCATACAGGGAATTTCCCCCGTTATCGGACGTACTGAGGAAGAAGCTCAGGCGAAGCTTAAGCACCTGGAATCACTCATTACTGAGGAGACAGGTATTGCATTCCTTGCTGACTACTTCAAGAGTGTCGACTTCTCAGGTGCCACTCTGGATACAAGGGCTAAAGACCTCGGCTTAGATACGCTGGAAGAAACCAAATCGGACTATAAGAAGCACCAGCTAGTAATCGCACGGGAAAATCCGAATCTAAGAGAAGTCTATTCCTTACTAACGGGCTCCTTCAGCAGCGATCATTTCGTAGGTACACCAGCTAAGATTGCGGATACTTTAGAAAAATGGTTCAATGAGGGAGGCGCTGATGGCTTCATGCTTATGGCCCCGTCCTTGCCGGATGGCTTGGAGAATTTCGTCGATTTAGTTGTTCCGTTGCTACAAGCGAAAGGTATTTTCCGTGAAGATTACGAAGGAACTACGTTAAGGGATCACCTCGGAATACCGGTTCCTACGAATCGATTCGCTAAAGTTTATGAAACAAATACTCCGAACTAG
- a CDS encoding LacI family DNA-binding transcriptional regulator produces the protein MFNSLTNRKEVAKLAGVSEATVSRVLNGVGPMKESTRNRVLEVAAQLNYKLNAIASNFARGKSGNLGVVLPHVPKVHLFSTYYFSELLSGIGEAVRSKGFGLLLLFRDPASVYDYVSLYRTQRVDACIVLGASAFHTEQEGISRLAEERLPFCVIDQQFNNPLVSIVAADHEQGSYEAVKHLIDKGCRRIGFLNGSPQYSNSSDRMLGYRKALQDASIDYDKTIIYEGNYSRTSGNQAADRVYADLDKLDAVFVSNDRMAIGLIQGLRAKGCQLPRDLRIVAYDDSDAASLTEPPLTTVKVPFYEMGQLAAEKLLNQLVGKDDTSFIIQEKLQTELKVRQSSGS, from the coding sequence ATGTTTAACTCTTTGACGAACCGTAAGGAAGTAGCAAAGCTTGCCGGAGTATCGGAAGCAACCGTGTCCCGTGTGTTGAATGGGGTAGGTCCCATGAAGGAATCGACCCGTAATCGGGTATTGGAAGTAGCCGCTCAGCTGAATTACAAGCTAAACGCTATTGCTTCGAATTTCGCCAGGGGGAAGAGTGGCAATCTGGGGGTTGTACTGCCTCATGTGCCTAAGGTTCATTTATTTTCCACCTATTACTTCTCGGAATTATTAAGCGGCATTGGTGAGGCTGTTCGTTCCAAGGGCTTCGGCTTGTTGCTGCTGTTCCGAGATCCGGCATCCGTCTACGACTATGTATCTTTATACCGAACACAGCGAGTCGATGCTTGTATCGTGCTTGGAGCTAGCGCTTTTCATACAGAGCAGGAGGGGATTAGTCGACTTGCGGAGGAGAGATTGCCGTTCTGCGTCATAGACCAGCAATTTAATAACCCTCTGGTTAGTATCGTTGCGGCTGATCATGAGCAAGGAAGCTACGAAGCTGTAAAACATCTGATAGACAAGGGCTGTCGCAGAATTGGATTTCTGAACGGCTCTCCGCAGTATTCCAACAGCTCGGATCGTATGCTCGGCTATCGTAAAGCATTACAGGATGCAAGTATTGACTATGATAAAACAATTATTTATGAGGGGAACTACAGCCGTACTAGTGGTAATCAGGCTGCGGATCGTGTGTATGCGGATTTGGATAAATTAGACGCGGTTTTCGTGAGCAATGATCGCATGGCGATAGGACTCATACAAGGGCTTAGGGCAAAAGGGTGCCAATTACCGAGAGATCTTAGGATCGTTGCCTATGATGATTCTGATGCAGCTAGTCTAACGGAGCCTCCGCTTACGACGGTTAAGGTGCCATTCTATGAAATGGGGCAGCTGGCAGCGGAGAAGCTGTTAAATCAGTTAGTAGGTAAGGATGATACGAGCTTCATCATTCAAGAGAAATTGCAAACGGAGCTTAAGGTGAGGCAATCTAGCGGCAGTTAA
- a CDS encoding ThuA domain-containing protein, with amino-acid sequence MKKALIVWGGWDGHQPQQVADIFRGQLEQEGFEVEVSDTLEAFADGEKLKGLDLIVPVWTMGRIEQEWVNNVSAAVQSGVGLAGCHGGMCDSFRENTDWQFMTGGQWIAHPGNDKTEYTVNIKSSSSVLVAGIEDFTVSTEQYYLHLDPANEVLATTRFPVAQGPHSTNKTVDMPVVWTKRWGLGRVYYNSLGHQADIMEIPVVKELMRRGFIWAAERDGIQS; translated from the coding sequence ATGAAGAAAGCATTGATCGTATGGGGAGGCTGGGACGGACATCAGCCTCAGCAGGTGGCAGACATTTTTCGTGGACAATTGGAGCAAGAAGGCTTCGAGGTAGAAGTGTCCGATACACTTGAGGCATTCGCTGATGGGGAGAAGCTGAAGGGGCTTGACCTCATTGTGCCAGTGTGGACGATGGGGCGAATCGAGCAGGAGTGGGTTAATAATGTTTCCGCTGCAGTTCAGAGTGGGGTTGGGCTTGCTGGCTGTCATGGCGGCATGTGCGATTCCTTTCGTGAAAATACGGATTGGCAATTCATGACGGGCGGCCAATGGATCGCTCACCCGGGGAACGATAAAACAGAATATACCGTCAACATTAAATCCAGCTCAAGTGTTCTTGTAGCAGGCATTGAAGATTTTACAGTTTCTACTGAGCAATATTACCTGCATTTGGACCCAGCTAATGAAGTTCTCGCAACAACCCGTTTCCCAGTCGCTCAAGGACCGCATAGTACGAATAAAACGGTCGATATGCCTGTCGTCTGGACGAAGCGTTGGGGGCTAGGACGTGTTTATTATAATTCGCTTGGACATCAAGCGGATATTATGGAAATTCCGGTCGTTAAGGAATTGATGCGACGGGGATTCATTTGGGCTGCAGAAAGGGATGGGATACAATCATGA
- a CDS encoding Gfo/Idh/MocA family protein, producing MSKVKVGIIGTGNISSIYMQNGSKFESMEIVACADLDVDRAKAKAAEYGLRGCSVEELLADPEIQMVINLTIPLAHASVCLQALEAGKHVYVEKPFTVTREEGLQVLELAQRKGLLVGSAPDTFLGGGIQTSIKLIEDNWIGTPIGATAFMVCGGHESWHPAPEFYYHKGGGPMFDMGPYYLTALVALLGPMTRVTGSARISFPERTITSQPKFGQKVKVETPTHIAGVIDFASGPIGTILTSFDVKGNSLLPRIEVYGSEGTLIVPDPNGFGGPISLWRAGAKEWSDIPLTHGYNENARGVGAADMAKAIQTGRKHRANGQLAYHVLEAMHGFHDASDQGKHYVMKSTCEKPAPLPLGLANYTLD from the coding sequence ATGAGTAAAGTTAAGGTTGGTATTATTGGGACAGGTAATATAAGTAGCATTTATATGCAAAATGGCTCCAAGTTCGAATCTATGGAAATCGTAGCTTGTGCAGATTTAGACGTAGATCGGGCGAAGGCTAAAGCAGCCGAGTATGGCCTTCGCGGCTGCTCCGTAGAGGAGCTTCTTGCAGATCCTGAGATCCAAATGGTCATTAACCTAACGATTCCTTTGGCACATGCTTCTGTCTGTTTGCAAGCGCTGGAGGCGGGCAAGCACGTATACGTGGAAAAACCGTTTACCGTAACCCGTGAGGAAGGCTTGCAGGTACTTGAGCTAGCACAAAGGAAAGGCTTGCTAGTTGGAAGTGCACCTGATACCTTCTTAGGAGGAGGCATTCAAACTTCCATTAAGCTGATCGAGGATAATTGGATCGGTACCCCAATTGGAGCGACTGCATTTATGGTATGCGGAGGTCACGAAAGCTGGCATCCTGCACCCGAGTTCTATTATCATAAGGGTGGAGGACCTATGTTCGACATGGGACCTTACTATTTGACCGCTCTTGTTGCCTTGTTAGGGCCGATGACCCGGGTAACGGGCTCAGCGCGTATTTCCTTTCCGGAACGGACAATAACAAGCCAGCCTAAATTTGGACAAAAGGTTAAAGTAGAGACGCCAACGCATATTGCTGGTGTTATCGATTTCGCATCAGGTCCAATCGGTACGATTTTGACTAGCTTTGACGTTAAGGGTAATTCTCTGCTGCCTCGTATTGAGGTATACGGAAGCGAAGGCACTCTTATCGTTCCTGACCCTAACGGCTTTGGAGGTCCTATTAGCCTCTGGCGCGCAGGGGCCAAAGAATGGTCTGACATTCCTCTTACTCATGGTTATAATGAAAATGCTCGTGGAGTCGGAGCAGCCGATATGGCCAAAGCGATTCAGACAGGCCGGAAGCACCGTGCGAATGGGCAGCTGGCTTACCACGTGCTTGAAGCCATGCACGGCTTTCACGATGCTTCCGATCAAGGTAAACATTACGTGATGAAGAGTACTTGTGAGAAACCTGCACCACTACCGCTAGGTTTAGCAAATTATACGCTGGATTAA
- a CDS encoding DMT family transporter, producing the protein MNKKWVYYLGLILVSIIWGANFGVSRSAMETFDPILFSFLRFGLAVPFFFLILRIKEGSVGMPWRVVLQLALIGLVGITGLEIAVMYAIKYTTLANASLLNVAPWPIFAALFAPLFVKEKFTRRLAVGGVAAIIGVTFVILGGEEGLDLSSGHMTGNLLAFGASLVGALYNLSCMPLMKTYSSLRISTWFIFFGSLFMLPLTVGSWSKVDWSGLGTGDYMAIVYNVLVCTVIAFVLWNASMFRIGAARSNFFRYVVPATAVVAGLVFFDEGITIWQIVGTVCMAAGLVWISTEKKPPQSAVNN; encoded by the coding sequence ATGAACAAAAAATGGGTTTATTATCTAGGCCTAATCTTAGTCTCGATTATATGGGGGGCCAACTTCGGAGTTTCTCGTTCTGCGATGGAAACATTCGATCCTATCTTATTTTCTTTTTTACGCTTTGGATTGGCAGTACCGTTCTTTTTCTTGATTCTGAGAATAAAAGAAGGCAGCGTGGGCATGCCCTGGAGAGTCGTTCTTCAGCTCGCTTTAATTGGTCTCGTTGGCATAACGGGGCTGGAGATCGCGGTTATGTACGCCATCAAATATACAACCCTTGCGAATGCCTCCTTGTTAAACGTAGCACCTTGGCCGATTTTTGCAGCTTTATTCGCACCTTTATTCGTGAAGGAGAAGTTTACTCGCCGTCTGGCTGTCGGTGGGGTAGCCGCTATTATCGGGGTGACTTTCGTTATTCTTGGAGGGGAAGAAGGCTTGGATTTGTCCTCTGGGCATATGACAGGTAATCTATTAGCCTTCGGTGCAAGTCTAGTCGGAGCTTTGTATAATCTGTCATGTATGCCACTAATGAAAACGTATTCTTCGCTGCGGATTAGTACATGGTTTATTTTCTTTGGTAGCTTGTTTATGCTTCCCTTAACAGTAGGAAGCTGGTCCAAGGTGGACTGGAGTGGTCTGGGTACTGGGGATTATATGGCTATTGTTTATAATGTACTTGTATGCACCGTAATTGCTTTTGTTCTGTGGAATGCAAGCATGTTCAGAATCGGTGCGGCCCGTTCCAATTTCTTTCGTTACGTCGTACCGGCTACTGCAGTCGTTGCGGGACTAGTCTTCTTCGATGAAGGCATTACGATTTGGCAAATAGTAGGGACGGTCTGCATGGCAGCAGGCTTAGTCTGGATTAGCACGGAGAAAAAGCCGCCGCAAAGTGCGGTTAACAACTAG
- a CDS encoding sulfate ABC transporter substrate-binding protein yields the protein MGEWQMKSFRSFKVAVILFSAIALILSSVNPAVSNTVEAASKKKKITLLNVSYDPTRELYEEFNKLFATYWQKKTGQKVEIKQSHGGSGKQARSVIDGLKADVVTLALSLDITEIQNKGLLDARWEDKLPYHSSPYTSTIVFVVRKGNPKKIKDWDDVVKSGVQVITPNPKTGGAPRWTYLAAWGYALKNNKNSESAAKDFVTKLYKNVPVLDTGARGSTTTFAQRGIGDVLLTWENEAHLIQKEFGYDYEIVTPSFSILAEPSVAVVTKNANKNGTTEVANEYLRFLYTKEGQRLVGKHYYRPNDPEVLKEYEKQFPKLELVTIRDFGGWAAAQKKHFADNAIFDQIYNPK from the coding sequence TTGGGGGAATGGCAAATGAAAAGCTTTAGAAGCTTTAAAGTGGCTGTTATATTATTTTCCGCAATTGCGTTGATTCTTAGTTCGGTTAACCCGGCTGTGAGCAATACGGTGGAAGCAGCTTCAAAGAAGAAAAAAATAACATTACTTAACGTCTCTTATGATCCTACACGGGAGCTGTACGAGGAATTCAACAAGCTGTTCGCGACTTACTGGCAGAAGAAGACCGGGCAGAAGGTCGAGATTAAGCAATCGCACGGTGGATCGGGTAAACAAGCCCGCTCAGTAATCGATGGACTTAAAGCAGATGTTGTTACGCTTGCTCTATCCCTGGATATTACTGAAATCCAGAATAAAGGCTTACTGGATGCTCGGTGGGAAGATAAGCTCCCTTACCATAGCTCCCCTTATACCTCAACGATTGTATTCGTAGTTCGTAAAGGCAATCCGAAGAAGATTAAGGATTGGGACGATGTTGTTAAATCCGGGGTACAGGTCATCACTCCGAATCCGAAGACAGGCGGAGCCCCGCGTTGGACTTATTTAGCGGCATGGGGATATGCGCTGAAGAATAACAAAAACAGTGAATCAGCGGCAAAAGATTTCGTGACCAAGCTTTATAAGAACGTTCCCGTTCTGGACACTGGAGCAAGAGGCTCAACAACAACGTTCGCACAACGCGGAATTGGCGATGTCTTGCTAACTTGGGAGAATGAAGCTCATTTAATTCAGAAGGAATTCGGCTACGACTATGAGATTGTTACTCCTTCGTTTAGCATATTGGCGGAGCCTTCGGTTGCAGTGGTAACTAAGAATGCCAATAAGAATGGTACAACTGAGGTAGCAAATGAATACCTCCGGTTCTTATACACGAAGGAAGGCCAAAGGCTTGTAGGGAAACACTACTACCGTCCTAATGATCCCGAAGTGCTTAAGGAATATGAGAAACAGTTCCCTAAGCTTGAACTGGTGACTATCCGTGATTTCGGTGGCTGGGCAGCCGCACAGAAAAAGCATTTTGCCGATAATGCGATATTCGACCAAATCTATAATCCTAAATGA